A window of Ovis canadensis isolate MfBH-ARS-UI-01 breed Bighorn chromosome X, ARS-UI_OviCan_v2, whole genome shotgun sequence contains these coding sequences:
- the LAS1L gene encoding ribosomal biogenesis protein LAS1L isoform X1, with protein sequence MEADHEMEADLQCGGTRPELDVEPVEPDVEPDVRSESEIEPGLGPRGMDLVWSAWCGKCVKEKGSSPLWAQRIVVAWLSRAEWDQVMVYLFSDDYKLQRYALNRITVWRSRLGNELPLAVASTADLVRCKLMDVTGGLGTDELRLLYGMALVRFVNLISERKTKFAKLPLKFLAQEVNIPDWIVELRHELTHKKMPHINDCRRGCYFVLDWLQNTYWCRQMENSLRETWELEEEREETDEADQEEDKKIVVDDITEQNPEPKDEEKGVELNVKADEDHEGNKDSKEVDPLLQKALRHKQLYERARELLVSYEEEQFKVLEKYRHLPQAIKAWNNLSPPVECILAELKGITFENREAVLDAFLDDGFLIPTFEQLAALQIEYEDGQTEVQRGEGTDPKSHKNVDLDDILVPKPFSQFWQPLLRGLHSQTFTQALLERMLSELPALGNTGIRPTYILRWTTELIVANTKTGRNARRFSASQWEARKNWRLFNCSASLDWPQVVESCLGSPCWASPQLLQLIFKAMGQFLPEEEQEKLLRICSIYTQSGENLVQEGSEASPIGKSPYTVDNLYLILKPAGSSSGPEGETQQQEEQGNLNDVKEDEKENKEAVEDQVEENEEEEEENDHQKWEEEEEDDGDDDNDDDDEDEEDRMEVGPFSTEEESPTAENARLLAQKRGALQDSAWQVSSEDVRWDTFPLGRMPGQTEDPAELMLENYDTMYLLDQPVLEQRLEPPACKIGSGQQASWRGEEAAGEARCSVVGSGSHMSCKRALLFFGTLGLSCSSGSNESGNLDQLLWSQDELHMLKTGVQLF encoded by the exons ATGGAGGCTGATCATGAGATGGAGGCTGATCTTCAGTGCGGCGGCACAAGGCCTGAGCTCGATGTTGAGCCCGTTGAGCCCGATGTTGAGCCCGATGTCCGGTCGGAATCCGAGATTGAGCCAGGTCTGGGTCCCCGGGGAATGGATCTTGTGTGGAGTGCGTGGTGCGGGAAGTGCGTCAAAGAGAAAGGGTCGTCGCCACTCTGGGCCCAGCGCATCGTGGTCGCCTGGCTCAGCAGGGCCGAGTGGGATCAGGTGATGGTGTATCTGTTCAGTGACGACTATAAATTGCAGCGGTACGCGCTGAACCGCATCACGGTGTGGAGGAGCAG GTTAGGCAACGAACTCCCCCTGGCAGTGGCTTCTACTGCTGACCTGGTACGCTGTAAGCTCATGGATGTAACTGGTGGCTTGGGCACTGATGAACTTAGACTGCTCTATGGCATGGCATTGGTCAG GTTTGTGAACCTTATCTCGGAGAGGAAGACAAAGTTTGCCAAGCTCCCTCTCAAATTCCTGGCTCAGGAG GTGAACATTCCGGATTGGATTGTTGAACTTCGCCATGAGTTAACCCACAAGAAAATGCCCCATATAAATGACTGCCGTAGGG GCTGTTATTTTGTCCTGGATTGGCTCCAGAACACCTATTGGTGCCGCCAAATGGAGAACAGCCTGAGAGAGACCTGGGAgttggaggaagagagggaagagacAGATGAAGCAGACCAAGAGGAAGATAAGAAAATTGTTGTTGATGACATCACAGAACAGAATCCAGAGCCTAAGGATGAGGAGAAAGGTGTAGAGCTGAATGTCAAGGCTGATGAAGACCACGAAGGCAACAAAGACAGCAAAGAGGTTGATCCGCTTTTACAAAAGGCTCTGAGACATAAACAGTTGTATG AAAGAGCCCGAGAACTGCTGGTATCCTATGAAGAGGAGCAGTTTAAG GTGCTGGAGAAATATAGGCATTTACCTCAGGCCATTAAAGCGTGGAATAACCTGTCCCCACCTGTAGAGTGCATCCTGGCAGAGCTCAAGGGCATTACATTCGAGAACAG GGAGGCTGTGCTAGATGCTTTTCTGGATGACGGCTTTCTCATCCCTACGTTTGAACAGTTGGCAGCTTTGCAGATAGAGTATGAAG ATGGGcagactgaggtccagagaggggaAGGTACtgacccaaagtcacaca AAAACGTGGACTTGGATGACATCCTGGTGCCAAAGCCGTTCTCTCAATTCTGGCAGCCCCTGCTTAGGGGCCTGCACTCCCAGACCTTCACGCAGGCCCTGTTGGAAAGGATGCTCTCTGAGCTGCCAGCCTTGGGGAACACTGGGATCCGGCCCACCTACATCCTCAGATGGACCACTGAACTGATTGTGGCTAACACCAAGACTG gacGGAACGCCCGCCGGTTTTCTGCCAGCCAGTGGGAAGCGAGAAAGAACTGGAGGCTCTTCAACTGCTCTGCCTCCCTTGACTGGCCCCAGGTGGTTGAGTCCTGTTTGGGCTCACCTTGCTGGGCCAGCCCCCAACTCCTGCAGCT CATCTTCAAAGCCATGGGGCAGTTCCTGCCAGAAGAGGAGCAGGAGAAGCTGCTACGCATCTGTTCCATTTATACCCAGAGTGGAGAAAATCTGGTGCAGGAGGGTTCAGAGGCTTCCCCCATTGGGAAGTCTCCATACACAGTGGACAACCTGTATTTGATCCTCAAACCAGCAGGCTCAAGCTCTGGGCCTGAAGGAGAAACCCAGCAACAGGAGGAGCAGGGCAATCTGAATGATGTCAAGGAAGATGAGAAGGAGAACAAAGAAGCTGTGGAAGACCAGGTAGAAGAgaatgaagaagaggaagaggaaaatgatCACCAGAagtgggaagaagaggaagaagatgatGGTGACGATGACAACGATGACGATGATGAAGATGAGGAAGACAGGATGGAGGTGGGACCTTTCTCTACAGAGGAAGAGTCCCCCACTGCTGAGAATGCCAGGCTCCTAGCCCAGAAAAGAGGAGCTTTGCAGGACTCTGCATGGCAAGTTAGCTCAG AAGATGTGCGATGGGACACTTTCCCCTTAGGTCGAATGCCAGGTCAGACTGAGGACCCAGCAGAGCTTATGCTGGAGAATTACGACACCATGTATCTTTTGGACCAGCCTGTGTTAGAGCAGCGGCTGGAACCCCCAGCATGCAAGATTGG GTCGGGGCAGCAGGCCTCttggagaggagaggaagcagcTGGGGAAGCCAGGTGCTCTGTAGTTGGAAGTGGGTCCCATATGTCTTGCAAGAGAGCCCTCCTCTTCTTTGG CACCCTAGGCCTGAGCTGCAGCAGTGGCAGCAATGAAAGTGGCAACTTGGACCAACTTCTGTGGAGCCAGGATGAGCTTCATATGCTCAAAACTGGCGTACAGCTCTTCTGA
- the LAS1L gene encoding ribosomal biogenesis protein LAS1L isoform X14: MRWRLIFSAAAQGLSSMLSPLSPMLSPMSGRNPRLSQRYALNRITVWRSRLGNELPLAVASTADLVRCKLMDVTGGLGTDELRLLYGMALVRFVNLISERKTKFAKLPLKFLAQEVNIPDWIVELRHELTHKKMPHINDCRRGCYFVLDWLQNTYWCRQMENSLRETWELEEEREETDEADQEEDKKIVVDDITEQNPEPKDEEKGVELNVKADEDHEGNKDSKEVDPLLQKALRHKQLYERARELLVSYEEEQFKVLEKYRHLPQAIKAWNNLSPPVECILAELKGITFENREAVLDAFLDDGFLIPTFEQLAALQIEYEENVDLDDILVPKPFSQFWQPLLRGLHSQTFTQALLERMLSELPALGNTGIRPTYILRWTTELIVANTKTGRNARRFSASQWEARKNWRLFNCSASLDWPQVVESCLGSPCWASPQLLQLIFKAMGQFLPEEEQEKLLRICSIYTQSGENLVQEGSEASPIGKSPYTVDNLYLILKPAGSSSGPEGETQQQEEQGNLNDVKEDEKENKEAVEDQVEENEEEEEENDHQKWEEEEEDDGDDDNDDDDEDEEDRMEVGPFSTEEESPTAENARLLAQKRGALQDSAWQVSSDVRWDTFPLGRMPGQTEDPAELMLENYDTMYLLDQPVLEQRLEPPACKIGTLGLSCSSGSNESGNLDQLLWSQDELHMLKTGVQLF, encoded by the exons ATGAGATGGAGGCTGATCTTCAGTGCGGCGGCACAAGGCCTGAGCTCGATGTTGAGCCCGTTGAGCCCGATGTTGAGCCCGATGTCCGGTCGGAATCCGAGATTGAGCCAG CGGTACGCGCTGAACCGCATCACGGTGTGGAGGAGCAG GTTAGGCAACGAACTCCCCCTGGCAGTGGCTTCTACTGCTGACCTGGTACGCTGTAAGCTCATGGATGTAACTGGTGGCTTGGGCACTGATGAACTTAGACTGCTCTATGGCATGGCATTGGTCAG GTTTGTGAACCTTATCTCGGAGAGGAAGACAAAGTTTGCCAAGCTCCCTCTCAAATTCCTGGCTCAGGAG GTGAACATTCCGGATTGGATTGTTGAACTTCGCCATGAGTTAACCCACAAGAAAATGCCCCATATAAATGACTGCCGTAGGG GCTGTTATTTTGTCCTGGATTGGCTCCAGAACACCTATTGGTGCCGCCAAATGGAGAACAGCCTGAGAGAGACCTGGGAgttggaggaagagagggaagagacAGATGAAGCAGACCAAGAGGAAGATAAGAAAATTGTTGTTGATGACATCACAGAACAGAATCCAGAGCCTAAGGATGAGGAGAAAGGTGTAGAGCTGAATGTCAAGGCTGATGAAGACCACGAAGGCAACAAAGACAGCAAAGAGGTTGATCCGCTTTTACAAAAGGCTCTGAGACATAAACAGTTGTATG AAAGAGCCCGAGAACTGCTGGTATCCTATGAAGAGGAGCAGTTTAAG GTGCTGGAGAAATATAGGCATTTACCTCAGGCCATTAAAGCGTGGAATAACCTGTCCCCACCTGTAGAGTGCATCCTGGCAGAGCTCAAGGGCATTACATTCGAGAACAG GGAGGCTGTGCTAGATGCTTTTCTGGATGACGGCTTTCTCATCCCTACGTTTGAACAGTTGGCAGCTTTGCAGATAGAGTATGAAG AAAACGTGGACTTGGATGACATCCTGGTGCCAAAGCCGTTCTCTCAATTCTGGCAGCCCCTGCTTAGGGGCCTGCACTCCCAGACCTTCACGCAGGCCCTGTTGGAAAGGATGCTCTCTGAGCTGCCAGCCTTGGGGAACACTGGGATCCGGCCCACCTACATCCTCAGATGGACCACTGAACTGATTGTGGCTAACACCAAGACTG gacGGAACGCCCGCCGGTTTTCTGCCAGCCAGTGGGAAGCGAGAAAGAACTGGAGGCTCTTCAACTGCTCTGCCTCCCTTGACTGGCCCCAGGTGGTTGAGTCCTGTTTGGGCTCACCTTGCTGGGCCAGCCCCCAACTCCTGCAGCT CATCTTCAAAGCCATGGGGCAGTTCCTGCCAGAAGAGGAGCAGGAGAAGCTGCTACGCATCTGTTCCATTTATACCCAGAGTGGAGAAAATCTGGTGCAGGAGGGTTCAGAGGCTTCCCCCATTGGGAAGTCTCCATACACAGTGGACAACCTGTATTTGATCCTCAAACCAGCAGGCTCAAGCTCTGGGCCTGAAGGAGAAACCCAGCAACAGGAGGAGCAGGGCAATCTGAATGATGTCAAGGAAGATGAGAAGGAGAACAAAGAAGCTGTGGAAGACCAGGTAGAAGAgaatgaagaagaggaagaggaaaatgatCACCAGAagtgggaagaagaggaagaagatgatGGTGACGATGACAACGATGACGATGATGAAGATGAGGAAGACAGGATGGAGGTGGGACCTTTCTCTACAGAGGAAGAGTCCCCCACTGCTGAGAATGCCAGGCTCCTAGCCCAGAAAAGAGGAGCTTTGCAGGACTCTGCATGGCAAGTTAGCTCAG ATGTGCGATGGGACACTTTCCCCTTAGGTCGAATGCCAGGTCAGACTGAGGACCCAGCAGAGCTTATGCTGGAGAATTACGACACCATGTATCTTTTGGACCAGCCTGTGTTAGAGCAGCGGCTGGAACCCCCAGCATGCAAGATTGG CACCCTAGGCCTGAGCTGCAGCAGTGGCAGCAATGAAAGTGGCAACTTGGACCAACTTCTGTGGAGCCAGGATGAGCTTCATATGCTCAAAACTGGCGTACAGCTCTTCTGA
- the LAS1L gene encoding ribosomal biogenesis protein LAS1L isoform X2 — protein MEADHEMEADLQCGGTRPELDVEPVEPDVEPDVRSESEIEPGLGPRGMDLVWSAWCGKCVKEKGSSPLWAQRIVVAWLSRAEWDQVMVYLFSDDYKLQRYALNRITVWRSRLGNELPLAVASTADLVRCKLMDVTGGLGTDELRLLYGMALVRFVNLISERKTKFAKLPLKFLAQEVNIPDWIVELRHELTHKKMPHINDCRRGCYFVLDWLQNTYWCRQMENSLRETWELEEEREETDEADQEEDKKIVVDDITEQNPEPKDEEKGVELNVKADEDHEGNKDSKEVDPLLQKALRHKQLYERARELLVSYEEEQFKVLEKYRHLPQAIKAWNNLSPPVECILAELKGITFENREAVLDAFLDDGFLIPTFEQLAALQIEYEDGQTEVQRGEGTDPKSHKNVDLDDILVPKPFSQFWQPLLRGLHSQTFTQALLERMLSELPALGNTGIRPTYILRWTTELIVANTKTGRNARRFSASQWEARKNWRLFNCSASLDWPQVVESCLGSPCWASPQLLQLIFKAMGQFLPEEEQEKLLRICSIYTQSGENLVQEGSEASPIGKSPYTVDNLYLILKPAGSSSGPEGETQQQEEQGNLNDVKEDEKENKEAVEDQVEENEEEEEENDHQKWEEEEEDDGDDDNDDDDEDEEDRMEVGPFSTEEESPTAENARLLAQKRGALQDSAWQVSSDVRWDTFPLGRMPGQTEDPAELMLENYDTMYLLDQPVLEQRLEPPACKIGSGQQASWRGEEAAGEARCSVVGSGSHMSCKRALLFFGTLGLSCSSGSNESGNLDQLLWSQDELHMLKTGVQLF, from the exons ATGGAGGCTGATCATGAGATGGAGGCTGATCTTCAGTGCGGCGGCACAAGGCCTGAGCTCGATGTTGAGCCCGTTGAGCCCGATGTTGAGCCCGATGTCCGGTCGGAATCCGAGATTGAGCCAGGTCTGGGTCCCCGGGGAATGGATCTTGTGTGGAGTGCGTGGTGCGGGAAGTGCGTCAAAGAGAAAGGGTCGTCGCCACTCTGGGCCCAGCGCATCGTGGTCGCCTGGCTCAGCAGGGCCGAGTGGGATCAGGTGATGGTGTATCTGTTCAGTGACGACTATAAATTGCAGCGGTACGCGCTGAACCGCATCACGGTGTGGAGGAGCAG GTTAGGCAACGAACTCCCCCTGGCAGTGGCTTCTACTGCTGACCTGGTACGCTGTAAGCTCATGGATGTAACTGGTGGCTTGGGCACTGATGAACTTAGACTGCTCTATGGCATGGCATTGGTCAG GTTTGTGAACCTTATCTCGGAGAGGAAGACAAAGTTTGCCAAGCTCCCTCTCAAATTCCTGGCTCAGGAG GTGAACATTCCGGATTGGATTGTTGAACTTCGCCATGAGTTAACCCACAAGAAAATGCCCCATATAAATGACTGCCGTAGGG GCTGTTATTTTGTCCTGGATTGGCTCCAGAACACCTATTGGTGCCGCCAAATGGAGAACAGCCTGAGAGAGACCTGGGAgttggaggaagagagggaagagacAGATGAAGCAGACCAAGAGGAAGATAAGAAAATTGTTGTTGATGACATCACAGAACAGAATCCAGAGCCTAAGGATGAGGAGAAAGGTGTAGAGCTGAATGTCAAGGCTGATGAAGACCACGAAGGCAACAAAGACAGCAAAGAGGTTGATCCGCTTTTACAAAAGGCTCTGAGACATAAACAGTTGTATG AAAGAGCCCGAGAACTGCTGGTATCCTATGAAGAGGAGCAGTTTAAG GTGCTGGAGAAATATAGGCATTTACCTCAGGCCATTAAAGCGTGGAATAACCTGTCCCCACCTGTAGAGTGCATCCTGGCAGAGCTCAAGGGCATTACATTCGAGAACAG GGAGGCTGTGCTAGATGCTTTTCTGGATGACGGCTTTCTCATCCCTACGTTTGAACAGTTGGCAGCTTTGCAGATAGAGTATGAAG ATGGGcagactgaggtccagagaggggaAGGTACtgacccaaagtcacaca AAAACGTGGACTTGGATGACATCCTGGTGCCAAAGCCGTTCTCTCAATTCTGGCAGCCCCTGCTTAGGGGCCTGCACTCCCAGACCTTCACGCAGGCCCTGTTGGAAAGGATGCTCTCTGAGCTGCCAGCCTTGGGGAACACTGGGATCCGGCCCACCTACATCCTCAGATGGACCACTGAACTGATTGTGGCTAACACCAAGACTG gacGGAACGCCCGCCGGTTTTCTGCCAGCCAGTGGGAAGCGAGAAAGAACTGGAGGCTCTTCAACTGCTCTGCCTCCCTTGACTGGCCCCAGGTGGTTGAGTCCTGTTTGGGCTCACCTTGCTGGGCCAGCCCCCAACTCCTGCAGCT CATCTTCAAAGCCATGGGGCAGTTCCTGCCAGAAGAGGAGCAGGAGAAGCTGCTACGCATCTGTTCCATTTATACCCAGAGTGGAGAAAATCTGGTGCAGGAGGGTTCAGAGGCTTCCCCCATTGGGAAGTCTCCATACACAGTGGACAACCTGTATTTGATCCTCAAACCAGCAGGCTCAAGCTCTGGGCCTGAAGGAGAAACCCAGCAACAGGAGGAGCAGGGCAATCTGAATGATGTCAAGGAAGATGAGAAGGAGAACAAAGAAGCTGTGGAAGACCAGGTAGAAGAgaatgaagaagaggaagaggaaaatgatCACCAGAagtgggaagaagaggaagaagatgatGGTGACGATGACAACGATGACGATGATGAAGATGAGGAAGACAGGATGGAGGTGGGACCTTTCTCTACAGAGGAAGAGTCCCCCACTGCTGAGAATGCCAGGCTCCTAGCCCAGAAAAGAGGAGCTTTGCAGGACTCTGCATGGCAAGTTAGCTCAG ATGTGCGATGGGACACTTTCCCCTTAGGTCGAATGCCAGGTCAGACTGAGGACCCAGCAGAGCTTATGCTGGAGAATTACGACACCATGTATCTTTTGGACCAGCCTGTGTTAGAGCAGCGGCTGGAACCCCCAGCATGCAAGATTGG GTCGGGGCAGCAGGCCTCttggagaggagaggaagcagcTGGGGAAGCCAGGTGCTCTGTAGTTGGAAGTGGGTCCCATATGTCTTGCAAGAGAGCCCTCCTCTTCTTTGG CACCCTAGGCCTGAGCTGCAGCAGTGGCAGCAATGAAAGTGGCAACTTGGACCAACTTCTGTGGAGCCAGGATGAGCTTCATATGCTCAAAACTGGCGTACAGCTCTTCTGA
- the LAS1L gene encoding ribosomal biogenesis protein LAS1L isoform X11, with the protein MRWRLIFSAAAQGLSSMLSPLSPMLSPMSGRNPRLSQRYALNRITVWRSRLGNELPLAVASTADLVRCKLMDVTGGLGTDELRLLYGMALVRFVNLISERKTKFAKLPLKFLAQEVNIPDWIVELRHELTHKKMPHINDCRRGCYFVLDWLQNTYWCRQMENSLRETWELEEEREETDEADQEEDKKIVVDDITEQNPEPKDEEKGVELNVKADEDHEGNKDSKEVDPLLQKALRHKQLYERARELLVSYEEEQFKVLEKYRHLPQAIKAWNNLSPPVECILAELKGITFENREAVLDAFLDDGFLIPTFEQLAALQIEYEDGQTEVQRGEGTDPKSHKNVDLDDILVPKPFSQFWQPLLRGLHSQTFTQALLERMLSELPALGNTGIRPTYILRWTTELIVANTKTGRNARRFSASQWEARKNWRLFNCSASLDWPQVVESCLGSPCWASPQLLQLIFKAMGQFLPEEEQEKLLRICSIYTQSGENLVQEGSEASPIGKSPYTVDNLYLILKPAGSSSGPEGETQQQEEQGNLNDVKEDEKENKEAVEDQVEENEEEEEENDHQKWEEEEEDDGDDDNDDDDEDEEDRMEVGPFSTEEESPTAENARLLAQKRGALQDSAWQVSSEDVRWDTFPLGRMPGQTEDPAELMLENYDTMYLLDQPVLEQRLEPPACKIGTLGLSCSSGSNESGNLDQLLWSQDELHMLKTGVQLF; encoded by the exons ATGAGATGGAGGCTGATCTTCAGTGCGGCGGCACAAGGCCTGAGCTCGATGTTGAGCCCGTTGAGCCCGATGTTGAGCCCGATGTCCGGTCGGAATCCGAGATTGAGCCAG CGGTACGCGCTGAACCGCATCACGGTGTGGAGGAGCAG GTTAGGCAACGAACTCCCCCTGGCAGTGGCTTCTACTGCTGACCTGGTACGCTGTAAGCTCATGGATGTAACTGGTGGCTTGGGCACTGATGAACTTAGACTGCTCTATGGCATGGCATTGGTCAG GTTTGTGAACCTTATCTCGGAGAGGAAGACAAAGTTTGCCAAGCTCCCTCTCAAATTCCTGGCTCAGGAG GTGAACATTCCGGATTGGATTGTTGAACTTCGCCATGAGTTAACCCACAAGAAAATGCCCCATATAAATGACTGCCGTAGGG GCTGTTATTTTGTCCTGGATTGGCTCCAGAACACCTATTGGTGCCGCCAAATGGAGAACAGCCTGAGAGAGACCTGGGAgttggaggaagagagggaagagacAGATGAAGCAGACCAAGAGGAAGATAAGAAAATTGTTGTTGATGACATCACAGAACAGAATCCAGAGCCTAAGGATGAGGAGAAAGGTGTAGAGCTGAATGTCAAGGCTGATGAAGACCACGAAGGCAACAAAGACAGCAAAGAGGTTGATCCGCTTTTACAAAAGGCTCTGAGACATAAACAGTTGTATG AAAGAGCCCGAGAACTGCTGGTATCCTATGAAGAGGAGCAGTTTAAG GTGCTGGAGAAATATAGGCATTTACCTCAGGCCATTAAAGCGTGGAATAACCTGTCCCCACCTGTAGAGTGCATCCTGGCAGAGCTCAAGGGCATTACATTCGAGAACAG GGAGGCTGTGCTAGATGCTTTTCTGGATGACGGCTTTCTCATCCCTACGTTTGAACAGTTGGCAGCTTTGCAGATAGAGTATGAAG ATGGGcagactgaggtccagagaggggaAGGTACtgacccaaagtcacaca AAAACGTGGACTTGGATGACATCCTGGTGCCAAAGCCGTTCTCTCAATTCTGGCAGCCCCTGCTTAGGGGCCTGCACTCCCAGACCTTCACGCAGGCCCTGTTGGAAAGGATGCTCTCTGAGCTGCCAGCCTTGGGGAACACTGGGATCCGGCCCACCTACATCCTCAGATGGACCACTGAACTGATTGTGGCTAACACCAAGACTG gacGGAACGCCCGCCGGTTTTCTGCCAGCCAGTGGGAAGCGAGAAAGAACTGGAGGCTCTTCAACTGCTCTGCCTCCCTTGACTGGCCCCAGGTGGTTGAGTCCTGTTTGGGCTCACCTTGCTGGGCCAGCCCCCAACTCCTGCAGCT CATCTTCAAAGCCATGGGGCAGTTCCTGCCAGAAGAGGAGCAGGAGAAGCTGCTACGCATCTGTTCCATTTATACCCAGAGTGGAGAAAATCTGGTGCAGGAGGGTTCAGAGGCTTCCCCCATTGGGAAGTCTCCATACACAGTGGACAACCTGTATTTGATCCTCAAACCAGCAGGCTCAAGCTCTGGGCCTGAAGGAGAAACCCAGCAACAGGAGGAGCAGGGCAATCTGAATGATGTCAAGGAAGATGAGAAGGAGAACAAAGAAGCTGTGGAAGACCAGGTAGAAGAgaatgaagaagaggaagaggaaaatgatCACCAGAagtgggaagaagaggaagaagatgatGGTGACGATGACAACGATGACGATGATGAAGATGAGGAAGACAGGATGGAGGTGGGACCTTTCTCTACAGAGGAAGAGTCCCCCACTGCTGAGAATGCCAGGCTCCTAGCCCAGAAAAGAGGAGCTTTGCAGGACTCTGCATGGCAAGTTAGCTCAG AAGATGTGCGATGGGACACTTTCCCCTTAGGTCGAATGCCAGGTCAGACTGAGGACCCAGCAGAGCTTATGCTGGAGAATTACGACACCATGTATCTTTTGGACCAGCCTGTGTTAGAGCAGCGGCTGGAACCCCCAGCATGCAAGATTGG CACCCTAGGCCTGAGCTGCAGCAGTGGCAGCAATGAAAGTGGCAACTTGGACCAACTTCTGTGGAGCCAGGATGAGCTTCATATGCTCAAAACTGGCGTACAGCTCTTCTGA